The Knoellia sp. S7-12 region ATCTCGCGAGCGATGGTCACGCCATCGTTGGTGATCGTGGGGGCGCCCCACTTCTTGTCGATGACGACGTTGCGGCCCTTGGGGCCGAGTGTCACCTTGACGGCGTTGGCGAGCGCGTCAACGCCCCGCTCGAGCGCCTTGCGGGCGGAGTCGTTGAACTCCAGTTCCTTGGCCATGAATGTCCTTCTCTTGTCGTTGCGTCTGCGCCTGTGGTGGCTCTAGTAGCCATCAACGCAGACGCAAGCAGTGGTGGTGATGCGCGTATGCCGTGAGCGCACCATGGGAGGTGAGCCCACGGCATACGTGGTGGTTCAGTGCGAAGAGCCGAAGCGCCTCGTCAGGCTGCGATCAGGCGATCAGGAAACGATCGCGAGGACGTCGCGAGCGCTGAGGATCAGGAACTCCTCGCCGCCGTGCTTGACCTCGGTGCCGCCGTACTTGCTGTAGATGACCTTGTCGCCGACGTTGACGTCGAGCGGGACACGGTTGCCGTTGTCGTCGATGCGACCGGGGCCGACCGCGAGGACCTCGCCCTCCTGGGGCTTCTCCTTCGCGGTGTCCGGGATGACGAGACCGGACGCCGTGGTCTGCTCGGCCTCGAGCGACTTGATGACGATGCGGTCCTCGAGCGGCTTGATGGAAACCGACACTGTGTGACCTCCCCTTTGGGATGAGTCGAAGGTGGACATTGCTGCGATAAGTGCGCAAAACAGTGGATCCAACACGCCGTCGCGGGGGTCGAGTCGGTCCGCTTGCGCTGGCACTCGCACGAGGCGAGTGCCAATGACCCAAATCTAGGTCGCGGTTAGCACTCGGTCAACTCGAGTGCCAAATGTTGGTGTCGTGTTCGCTCAGGGCAGAGCGCTCCGAAATCCGTTTGCGGCGGCAGCCAGCGGACGCAAGGGTCAGGTGCATGACCGACACCGATCCCGCCGCCCTGCTCGAGGCCTACGACAGCCAGCTCCGCCGCGAGGCCGAGGTCCCCTCCGCCATCAGCATCACGCAGCTCGGACCGTTGGTCCTGGCCACCTACCTCGGCGGGCGCGGGTTCGTCACCTATCGTGACCTCGCCACCGATGCGGGTCCGGCGACGGAGGCGTCAGTGCGCGAGCTCGTGGCGGCGACGCTCACGCACTATCGCGCGCTGCCCGACATCACCCATGTCGAGTGGAAGACCCGCGGACACGACCATGCGCCCGGTCTCCACGACGCCCTCACGGCCGCTGGTTTCGAGGTCGACGAGACCGAGTCGGTGATGATCGGGGACGCCGCTCTCCTTGCCCTGGACCTCGAGCTGGCGGACGGCGTCACCGTGCGCCGCGTGAGCGACGAGGCGGAGGTACTGGCGATGCTCGCGATGCAGAGCGAGGTGTTCGACGATGCTCCGGACGAAGCCGCGGCGCACGCCGAGCAGATCCTGCACCGCCTCCGCACGGCCGACGACATGGAGATGTGGGTCGCCGAGATCGACGGCCAGGTCGTCAGTGCCGGCCGACTCGAGCCCGTCGAGGGCACGGAGTTCGCCGGCATCTGGGGTGGCTCGACCCGGCCGGAGCACCGGGGCCGGGGCATCTATCGCTCGCTCACGGCAGCGCGGGCCCGCTCGGCGATCAAGCAGGGAAAGCGCTGGATCAACAGCGACTCCACCGAATTCTCGCGACCCATTCTTGAGCGATCCGGCCTGGTCAAGGTGTCGACGACGACGCCCTACGTCTGGAAGCGATCCCGGGACACCGGTCCTCGCTGATCAGCTCGCGCTCCGGGCGTTGGCGTTCCGGGTGCGCCGGGGTCGGCTGAAGGGGATGCTTGCCCTGTGAAGATCCTGACCACCCTCGCCACCGCCGCGATTCTGCTCGCGGCTCCCGTGACCACGGCTGCAGCGCTGCCATCGGCCTTCGCGGCCCCAGCACCCCAGGCAGTGCCGGCAGCTCCAACCGTTGCGGCAGCCCCCTTGAGTTCGACATGGCCCGCGCCCATCGCCTCGGGGCGGCGCTCCACCACCGGGGTCGCCAAGCCGGTCATCGGGCTGCGCGGTCGAGGCTTCGGACACGGACGGGGCATGTCGCAGTGGGGGGCGCGTGGGGCTGCCCAGCAGGGCCGGACGGTCGACCAGATCCTCGCCTTCTACTACCCGGGCACCACGAGCGCCAGCATCGGCAATCCCGACGTGCGGGTGCGCCTGACTGCGATGAGCTACAACCCGACCGTCGTCGCCGGAGAGGCCGGCCTCACCCTCACCGACGGCACGTGCACCGCGCAGCTGTCGCCGGCCAACGCCACGTCATGGCGGATCTCACGCTCGGGTGGCTGGAAGGTCGAGGGCTACTTCACCAGCTCCAGTGGCTTCACGGGCTGGTGGCCCGTGACGACGACCTGCTCCGGCTTCGCGACGGCCCAGCATCTGACTTTCGTGGGCGACGGCTCCATCGCGAACTCGGTCCTCACCCTCCGCACGCCATCGGGCAACCGGCAATACCGCGGCGGCCTGCGCGCCACCCCGGTGACCCTGCGCGGCAGCATCGTCGTCCACACGTATGGGACGGTCAACGTCCTGTCCATGAACAGTTATCTCCGCTCCGTCGTCCCTGCCGAGATGCCTGCGTCCTGGGGGCTGGAGGCGGTCAAGGCCCAAGCCGTGGCCGCTCGGTCGTATGCGGCTGCACGGCTCGGCAGCCCCGACGGGTTCGACATCTGCGACACCACCAGCTGTCAGGTCTATCCAGGGCTGACGAGCGCCAACCCCGAGCACCCGAACTCGGACGCAGCCGTGGCGGGGACCACCGGCCTGGTGCGCAAGTACGGCACCGCCATCGCGAACACCGAATTCAGCTCGACCAACGGTGGTCAGATCGCCGGCTCGACGCTGGCCTACCAGGTCGCCAAGGCCGACCCCTACGACGGCGTCTACGAGGAAGCCCCGGACACCTGGAGCTATCTCACGATGCCGGTCTCCGCTCTCGAGAAGGCCTGGCCGGCGATCGGGACCTTCCGGTCCATGACGATCGGCCGCAACGGCCAGGGCGCCTGGTTCGGGGGACGGGCGACCTCCATCACCCTCATCGGCACGAACGGGACACACGTGGTCGGGGGCGAGAGCTTCCGCAGCAGGCTCAACCTGCGCTCCACGTGGTTCATCCCGGTCGGTTCGTCGGTGGGCACCGACTTCGCAGGCAACGGGTTCTCGGACCTCATCGCGCGCGACACCTCCGGGAACCTGTGGAACTACCCGTCCAACGGTCGCGGCGGTTGGCTGCCTCGGACCTCGATCGCGACCGGCTGGCCCGCGGTACCCGAGATCCTGGCGCCGGGAGACTTCTCGGGTGACGGCATACCCGATCTGCTGAGCCGGTCCACGGCGACAGGTGCCCTCACTCTCCACCGCGGCTCAGGCACCGGCACGATCGCCTGGAGTGCAGTCGTGGGTTCCGGATGGCAGTCCTTCACCGCCGTCGTCGCGCCGGGCGACCTCGACGGCGATGGGGCCGTCGACCTTCTCGCCCGCGACTCGGCCGGTGTGCTGTGGCTCTATCCCGGCACCGGGAAGGGTGCGCTCAAGCCGCGCGTCAGCAAGGGCTCCGGGTGGGGCAGCTTCCTGGAGCTCGAGGCCGTCGGCGACTTCGACGGGGACGGTGGCACCGACCTCATGGCCAAGAACGCCGCAGGCACGCTCAGTCTGCTGCGGTTCTCCGCCGCAGGTGCCTACCTCGGAGGCAAGGCCATCGGCAGCGGCTTCCAGTCGTACACATCCTTCACCGGCCTCGGGGACGTCGATGGCAATGGTGCGGTGGACCTCGTTGCCAGAGATGGTGCCGGCGCCCTCTGGGCCTTCCGCGGCACCGGCACTGGGGTCCTCGGCACTCGGCTCGCGCTCGGTTCCGGCTGGTCAGGCCTGACCATGGGGAGCTGACTTCACGCGCCCCCGTGGGGTGAGGTGACGTCCTGATCGTGGATCCCACCAACCCTCGCCTCAATGAGCGAATGAGAAGGTTGCCCCGTGGACGTCAGCACGGTGAGGGCCCTCGCCGCCCCGGAGGGGCAGGAGCTTCTGCGATCCCTCCCGCCCTACAGCGACTCCGACGTCCTCACCCTGCATGACCGTCTGCGCCGAGCAGGGCACTCGGTGGACCTCACGGCGGCCGCCCTGACCCAGCAACGACTGCGGGCCAAAGCCACCCAGAAATTCGGCGAGTTCGCCTCCGACATGCTCTTCACACCCGATGGGCTCGAGCAGGCCACCCGCCTCGAGGTCGCCGTCGCGCACGCCCACCGCTTCAGTCGCGCCAGCCTGGCCCAGGTGCACGATCTCGGCTGCGGCATCGGCGCCGACTCCGTGACCCTGTCCTCTCTCGGTGTCACCGTGCGCGCCGTCGACTCCGATCCGGTGACGGCAGCCGTCGCCGACGCCAACCTGAGGCCGTGGCCCGATTCCCGTGCCCGGGTGGCCTCCGCCGAGGACGCCGACTTCGGGGTCGACCCGGGCCGCAACCGGGTCGGCGCCTGGCTCGATCCGGCGCGACGCACCCGAGGGGTCGCCGACATCACCGGCCGCACCCGACGGACCTTCCGCCTCGAAGAGATCTCGCCGTCCTGGGACTTCGTGCAGCAGGTCGCTGCCGCTGTGCCCGCCACGGGAGTCAAACTCAGCCCGGGCTTCGACCACGCAGCGATCCCGAACGGCACCGAGGCCCAATGGACGTCCTGGGCAGGCGACGTCGTCGAGTGCGCCATCTGGTGGGGGCCGCTCGCCATGGTGCGCGGTCGCACCGCACGGGTCATGGGGCCCGACGCGTCCCCGATCGTCGTCAACGAGTCGATGGCCGACCCTGTGCCACCGACCGCGACCTCGCTGAGCGACGTGGGCGCCTGGCTCCATGACGTCGACAAGGGCGTAATCCGCGCAGGCCTCGTGGGTGCCGTGACCCGCAGCACCGAAGGGATGGAATCCGACGAGGGCACCGGCTACGTCCTCACCTCACGCAACATGTCGCTCGCCTACACGCGTCGGTATGCCGTGCACGAGGCGATGCCGTTCAGCGTCAAGACCCTGCGTGGCTGGCTTCGCGAACACGGCGTCACCGGGCTGACAATCAAGAAACGCGGGATCCGGCTCGACGACGAGCAACTGCGCCGCGACCTCAAGATCGGGACCAAGGCGGGTAGTGGTGAGCAGGCCACCGTGGTTCTGACCCGGGTCGGTGGCTCCCCCACCGCTCTCATCGTCTCTCCCGCCTAACCCCTTCGCGGCCTCGCCTCGCGTACTCCTCGCGGAAATGCTCCCGTTCGCCGCTGTCCCATCCGCGCTTCGCGCGCTGAGCGCGCTCCACGCTCCCGCCAGTCCCAGCCGGCGGCG contains the following coding sequences:
- a CDS encoding class I SAM-dependent methyltransferase produces the protein MDVSTVRALAAPEGQELLRSLPPYSDSDVLTLHDRLRRAGHSVDLTAAALTQQRLRAKATQKFGEFASDMLFTPDGLEQATRLEVAVAHAHRFSRASLAQVHDLGCGIGADSVTLSSLGVTVRAVDSDPVTAAVADANLRPWPDSRARVASAEDADFGVDPGRNRVGAWLDPARRTRGVADITGRTRRTFRLEEISPSWDFVQQVAAAVPATGVKLSPGFDHAAIPNGTEAQWTSWAGDVVECAIWWGPLAMVRGRTARVMGPDASPIVVNESMADPVPPTATSLSDVGAWLHDVDKGVIRAGLVGAVTRSTEGMESDEGTGYVLTSRNMSLAYTRRYAVHEAMPFSVKTLRGWLREHGVTGLTIKKRGIRLDDEQLRRDLKIGTKAGSGEQATVVLTRVGGSPTALIVSPA
- a CDS encoding GNAT family N-acetyltransferase, yielding MTDTDPAALLEAYDSQLRREAEVPSAISITQLGPLVLATYLGGRGFVTYRDLATDAGPATEASVRELVAATLTHYRALPDITHVEWKTRGHDHAPGLHDALTAAGFEVDETESVMIGDAALLALDLELADGVTVRRVSDEAEVLAMLAMQSEVFDDAPDEAAAHAEQILHRLRTADDMEMWVAEIDGQVVSAGRLEPVEGTEFAGIWGGSTRPEHRGRGIYRSLTAARARSAIKQGKRWINSDSTEFSRPILERSGLVKVSTTTPYVWKRSRDTGPR
- a CDS encoding SpoIID/LytB domain-containing protein; the encoded protein is MKILTTLATAAILLAAPVTTAAALPSAFAAPAPQAVPAAPTVAAAPLSSTWPAPIASGRRSTTGVAKPVIGLRGRGFGHGRGMSQWGARGAAQQGRTVDQILAFYYPGTTSASIGNPDVRVRLTAMSYNPTVVAGEAGLTLTDGTCTAQLSPANATSWRISRSGGWKVEGYFTSSSGFTGWWPVTTTCSGFATAQHLTFVGDGSIANSVLTLRTPSGNRQYRGGLRATPVTLRGSIVVHTYGTVNVLSMNSYLRSVVPAEMPASWGLEAVKAQAVAARSYAAARLGSPDGFDICDTTSCQVYPGLTSANPEHPNSDAAVAGTTGLVRKYGTAIANTEFSSTNGGQIAGSTLAYQVAKADPYDGVYEEAPDTWSYLTMPVSALEKAWPAIGTFRSMTIGRNGQGAWFGGRATSITLIGTNGTHVVGGESFRSRLNLRSTWFIPVGSSVGTDFAGNGFSDLIARDTSGNLWNYPSNGRGGWLPRTSIATGWPAVPEILAPGDFSGDGIPDLLSRSTATGALTLHRGSGTGTIAWSAVVGSGWQSFTAVVAPGDLDGDGAVDLLARDSAGVLWLYPGTGKGALKPRVSKGSGWGSFLELEAVGDFDGDGGTDLMAKNAAGTLSLLRFSAAGAYLGGKAIGSGFQSYTSFTGLGDVDGNGAVDLVARDGAGALWAFRGTGTGVLGTRLALGSGWSGLTMGS
- the groES gene encoding co-chaperone GroES; this translates as MSVSIKPLEDRIVIKSLEAEQTTASGLVIPDTAKEKPQEGEVLAVGPGRIDDNGNRVPLDVNVGDKVIYSKYGGTEVKHGGEEFLILSARDVLAIVS